A segment of the Streptomyces sp. P9-A2 genome:
GCCCATGACGAAGGACCAGCACAGCGACAAGGATCATACGGCGGGCCCTCTACCGGGCTCGGAGACGGGCCTGGCAGGTCGTGGGAGCCCTCGGACCGACCGGGTGGTCTTCGGTGTCACGGCGGTGCTCACCGTCGCGTTCGTCGTCTGGGGCGCCACCGCGACCGATTCGCTGGAGAACGTCTCGAGCAGCGCGCTCTCGGGTCTGATGCACAACGGTGGCTGGGCGTTCATGCTGGCCGCCTCCGGCTTCGTGGTCTTCGCCCTCTGGCTCGCGATCAGCCGTTACGGGAAGATCCATCTCGGCGCCGAAGGTGAGGAACCCGAGTTCCGCACCGTGTCGTGGGTCGCGATGATGTTCAGCGCGGGCATGGGCATCGGCCTGATGTTCTACGGCGTCAGCGAGCCGCTGGCCCACTACGTCACGCCACCGCCCGGCACCGATCCGGCCGACTCGGGCGAGCGCATGGAACTGGCCATGGCGACCACGCTCTTCCACTGGACGCTCCACCCGTGGGCGATCTACGCCGTGGTCGGCCTCGCCATCGCCTACAGCACCTTCCGCCGGCGCCGCCGGCAGACCGTGAGCGCCGTCTTCACCCCGCTCATCGGGTCGAAGCACGCCAACGGAAGCGTCGGGCGCGTCATCGACATCCTCGCCATCGTGGCGACCATCTTCGGCTCGGCGGCCTCCCTGGGGCTCGGCGCGCTGCAGATCGGCTCCGGCATGCAGGAACTGGAGTGGATGGACGAGGTGAGCACGGGACTGCTCGTCGGCATCATCGCGGCGCTCACGGTCGCCTTCGTCGCCTCCGCGGTGTCGGGCGTGGAGAAGGGCATCCAGTGGCTGTCCAACACCAACATGGTGCTGGCCCTGGTGCTCGCCCTGTTCGTGTTCGTGGCCGGGCCGACGGTCCTCATCCTGGACCTGCTGCCCACCTCCGTCTTCGGCTACCTGGGCGAACTGCCCCAGCTGGCCGGCCGCACGGAGGCCAGCGCCGGCGAGGGAGTGGCGGACTGGCTGGGCAGCTGGACGGTCTTCTACTGGGCGTGGTGGATCTCCTGGACGCCGTTCGTCGGCATGTTCATCGCCCGCATCAGCCGGGGCCGTACGATCCGCCAGTTCATCGGCGGTGTCATCCTCGTGCCCAGCACGGTCAGCCTGGTCTGGTTCGCGGTCTTCGGCGGCTCCGCGATGAGGCTCCAGGAGCAGGGCCGGCTCGGTGAGGAGTCGACGGCCGAGGGCCAGCTGTTCGCGGTGCTCCAGCAGTACCCCATCGCCACCGCCGCGAGCATCCTGGTGATGATCCTCGTCGGCATCTTCTTCGTCTCGGGCGCCGACGCGGCCTCGGTCGTGATGGGCACACTCTCGCAGAAGGGGGCGCTCGAACCGGGCCGCCTGGTGGTGGTGTTCTGGGGCGTGGTCACCGGAGCGGTCGCCGCGATCATGCTGCTGGTGGGCAGCGGCGAGGGCGACGCGCTGGCCGGCCTGCAGAACATCACGATCCTCGCGGCGGCCCCGTTCGTCGTCGTGATGATCCTGATGTGTGTGGCGCTCATGCGCGACCTGCGCCGGGACCCGGTCATCGTGCGCAGGGAGGTGGGTTCCGAGGCGGTCGACCTGGCCGTCATCGCGGGGCACACGAAGTACGACGGCGAATTCGAACTCCGTATCGGCCCCGGGGTCGGTACGGACGTGGAGGGCGACCCGGTCGGCAAGCACTACGAGGCACCGACCGAACCCTGACCGCCGGCTGACCGCCGACAGCCGCTGTGGCCGTCAACGGCTACAGCGGACGGGCCGGCCACCCCCGGTGCAGAAGGGGCGGCCGGCCCTGCCGTTTCCGGCAGCCGCGCGGCGGCCCAGGCGCCGGCCTCGTCCAGCGTGGTCCCGCCCAGGACCCCTTCGACCATCCGTACGCCGGTGACCTCCGGCCGCGCGGCCGGCTCCTCGTACACGTCCAGTGAACGCGGCGCCCACGCGTACGCGGACGCCACCGGCTCGATCCGGTACGGCCACCACAGTGCCCCGGCAACCGCCGAGGTGGTCCGCTCGACCGGATCGCGCGTCCAAAGCCGTACCCGCGCGCCCCGCTCGGCGAGGACGACGGCCGTCGCCGGCCCGACGACCCCGCCGCCGATCACACGGACATCGAAAACCGGTTCGCTTCCCATGCGGGGACGTTAACGGAATATGTCATGCCGTGCTCGGATCCGCCCCGCTGCGGGAATACTCACCCCATGCCTGCCGAGTACGCGACCTTCGGCCTGACACCGGCGATCCGTGCCGGTGGACTCCTCTCCGGCGGTGACCACCAGGTCCACCGCGACTTCGTCGACTTCGTCGTCGACGGACGCCCGCTGCTGTTCCGCCTCTGTGACCTCGACGCCGTCTCCCCGCTCGCCTCCGACATCCCGCCCGCCATCTTCACCGCCCAGATCCGCAGCCTGCTG
Coding sequences within it:
- a CDS encoding BCCT family transporter, which encodes MTKDQHSDKDHTAGPLPGSETGLAGRGSPRTDRVVFGVTAVLTVAFVVWGATATDSLENVSSSALSGLMHNGGWAFMLAASGFVVFALWLAISRYGKIHLGAEGEEPEFRTVSWVAMMFSAGMGIGLMFYGVSEPLAHYVTPPPGTDPADSGERMELAMATTLFHWTLHPWAIYAVVGLAIAYSTFRRRRRQTVSAVFTPLIGSKHANGSVGRVIDILAIVATIFGSAASLGLGALQIGSGMQELEWMDEVSTGLLVGIIAALTVAFVASAVSGVEKGIQWLSNTNMVLALVLALFVFVAGPTVLILDLLPTSVFGYLGELPQLAGRTEASAGEGVADWLGSWTVFYWAWWISWTPFVGMFIARISRGRTIRQFIGGVILVPSTVSLVWFAVFGGSAMRLQEQGRLGEESTAEGQLFAVLQQYPIATAASILVMILVGIFFVSGADAASVVMGTLSQKGALEPGRLVVVFWGVVTGAVAAIMLLVGSGEGDALAGLQNITILAAAPFVVVMILMCVALMRDLRRDPVIVRREVGSEAVDLAVIAGHTKYDGEFELRIGPGVGTDVEGDPVGKHYEAPTEP